The following proteins are co-located in the Scomber scombrus chromosome 2, fScoSco1.1, whole genome shotgun sequence genome:
- the sptbn1 gene encoding spectrin beta chain, non-erythrocytic 1 isoform X4, whose translation MDLRDGRMLIKLLEVLSGEKLPKPTKGRMRIHCLENVDKALQFLKEQRVHLENMGSHDIVDGNHRLTLGLIWTIILRFQIQDISVETEDNKEKRSAKDALLLWCQMKTAGYSNVNIRNFSTSWRDGMAFNALIHKHRPDLIDFDKLKKSNAHYNLQNAFNLAEQHLGLTKLLDPEDISVDHPDEKSVITYVVTYYHYFSKMKALKVEGKRIGKVLDNAIETEKMIEKYESLASDLLEWIEQTIIILNNRKFANSLTGVQQQLQAFNTYRTVEKPPKFTEKGNLEVLLFTIQSKMRANNQKVYMPREGKLISDINKAWERLEKAEHERELALRTELIRQEKLEQLARRFDRKAAMRETWLSENQRLVSQDNFGFDLQAVEAATKKHEAIETDITAYEERVQAVVAVAKELEVEHYHDIKRITARKDNVIRLWEYLLELLKARRQRLEMNLGLQRVFQEMLYIMDWMDEMKMLLLSQDYGKHLLGVEDLLQKHALVESDIAIQADRVKAVSTNATKFSVNDSGYKPCDPQVIQDRVSHLEFCYQELTQLAAERRARLEESRRLWKFFWEMAEEEGWIREKEQILSSLEHGKDLTGTLRLLSEQRALEDEMTGRAGHLQHTIAEGQAMVQADHFAASKIQDRIADLQAQWAALEQLAAARKKRLEEALALHQFQADADDIDAWTLDALRIVSSGETGHDEFSTQALVRKHKDAAAEVASYRPVIDSLHEQAAALPKEEAESEMVRGRLAGIEERYKEVAELTKLRKQALQDALALYKMFSEANACEVWIDEKELWLNSMEIPEKLEDLEVVQHRFESLEPEMNNQASRVAVVNQIARQLIHNGHPSEKDIKAQQDKLNNRWSQFRDLVDQKKESLNSALGVQNYHLECNETKSWIKEKTKVIESTQELGNDLTGVMALQRKLTGMERDLAAIEDKLGDLRGEAQRLAEEHPDQAKAITGRLAEITAVWEEMKDTLKTREESLGEARKLQQFLRELDDFQSWLSRTQTAIASEDMPNTLAEAEKLMAQHEGIKNEIQNYEEDYQKMRDMGEMVTQGQTDAQYMFLRQRLQALDTGWNELHKMWENRQNLLSQSHAYQLFLRDTKQAEAFLNNQEYVLAHTEMPTTLEAAEAAIKKQEDFMTTMDANEDKINSVVEAGRRLASDGNINAERIQERVASIDDRHKKNREAAVELLMRLKDNRDLQKFLQDCQELSLWINEKMLTAQDMTYDEARNLHSKWLKHQAFMAELQSNKEWLDKIQKDGTLLVSEKPETEAVVKEKLSALHSMWEELESTTQTKAQCLFDANKAELFTQSCADLDKWLGGLEGQIQSDDYGKDLTSVNILLKKQQILENQVEVRQREVVELQSQVKALGQEVKDTEEVDGRRQVVEKKFQELLDPLRRRKNLLVASREVHQFNRDVEDEILWVQERMAVATSTDHGHNLQTVQLLIKKNQTLQKEIQGHQPRIDDILERSQSLLQDESSDAEAIRQRLADLQQLWRQLMEEAERRHGRLEEAHKAQQYYFDAAEAEAWMSEQELYMMSEEKAKDELSAVTMQKKHQIVEQSVEDYAEAVHLLSKTSRGLVSDGHPESERISMRQSQVDKLYAGLKDLSEERRGKLDERLRLFQLNREVDDLEQWIAEREVVAGSHELGQDYEHVTMLQERFREFARDTGNIGQERVDSVNRQADELINAGHGDAATVAEWKDGLNEAWADLLELIDTRTQILAASFELHKFYHDAKEILGRIVDKQKKLPEEVGRDQNTVETLQRMHTTFEHDIQALGTQVRQLQDDATRLQSAYAGDKADDIQRRESEVLEAWRSLLEACDGRRLRLMDTGDKFRFFSMVRDLMLWMEDVIRLIEAQENPRDVSSVELLMNNHQGIKAEIDARNDSFTSCIELGKSLLARKHYASEEIKEKLLQLTDKRKDMIDKWEDRWEWLRLILEVHQFSRDAGVAEAWLLGQEPYLSSREMGQSVDEVEKLIKRHEAFEKSAATWEERFSALERLTTLELLEVRRQQEEEERMRKPPTPEPAVIEQEEEPLQSGVVNQNGLPSDQDSPRDGVDGVELVNGVVERSSKEPSPTPSPTSGRKSKTSQSSTLPSRNQDSGSQLEGLLHRKHEWEGQNKKASNRSWHNVYCVITNQELGFYKDSKAASQGVPYHGELPVSLKEATCDIASDYKKKKHVFKLRLTDGNEYLFQAKDEEEMSTWIQAILNAGAADVQSSNPGTPASGRAQTLPAAVTLATESSPGKREKDKEKDKEKRFSLFSKKKQ comes from the exons ATGGACCTGAGGGACGGACGCATGCTCATCAAGCTGCTGGAGGTCCTGTCAGGAGAGAAGCTg CCGAAGCCCACCAAAGGCCGGATGCGGATCCACTGCCTGGAGAACGTGGACAAAGCTCTGCAGTTCCTTAAGGAGCAGCGGGTTCACCTGGAGAACATGGGATCCCACGACATCGTCGACGGCAACCACCGACTGACGCTGGGCCTCATCTGGACCATCATCCTCCGCTTCCAG atcCAGGACATCAGTGTGGAGACTGAAGACAACAAAGAGAAGAGATCAGCTAAAGATGCTCTGCTGCTCTGGTGTCAGATGAAGACGGCCGG GTATTCAAACGTCAACATCCGCAACTTCAGCACCAGCTGGAGAGACGGCATGGCCTTCAACGCCCTCATCCACAAACACAG ACCTGATCTGATCGACTTTGACAAACTGAAGAAGTCCAACGCTCACTACAACCTGCAGAACGCCTTTAACCTGGCAGAGCAACACCTGGGCCTGACCAAGCTGCTGGACCCAGAGG ATATCAGTGTGGACCATCCCGATGAGAAGTCAGTCATCACCTACGTGGTGACGTACTATCATTACTTCTCCAAGATGAAAGCTCTGAAGGTTGAAGGAAAACGTATCGGAAAG GTGTTGGATAACGCCATCGAGACGGAGAAGATGATCGAAAAGTACGAGTCTCTGGCGTCGGACCTGCTGGAGTGGATCGAGCAGaccatcatcatcctcaacAACAGGAAGTTCGCCAACTCTCTGACGGGAgtccagcagcagctgcaggcgTTCAACACCTACCGGACCGTGGAGAAACCTCCAAA GTTCACAGAGAAAGGAAACCTGGAGGTTCTCCTCTTCACCATTCAGAGTAAAATGAGAGCGAACAATCAGAAAGTTTACATGCCGCGAGAAGGAAAACTCATCTCAGACATCAACAAG GCCTGGGAGAGGCTGGAGAAGGCGGAGCATGAGAGGGAGCTGGCTCTGAGGACGGAGCTGATTCGTCAGGAGAAACTGGAGCAGCTGGCGAGACGTTTCGACCGCAAGGCGGCGATGAGAGAGACTTGGTTGAGCGAGAACCAGAGGCTGGTGTCACAG gacAACTTTGGTTTTGACCTGCAGGCCGTCGAGGCGGCCACTAAGAAGCACGAAGCAATCGAGACGGATATTACGGCATACGAGGAGCGTGTGCAGGCCGTGGTTGCTGTGGCGAAGGAACTGGAAGTGGAGCATTACCACGACATCAAACGCATCACTGCCAGGAAGGACAACGTGATCCGGCTGTGGGAGtacctgttggagctgctgaaGGCCCGCAGGCAGAGGCTGGAGATGAACCTGGGCCTGCAGAGGGTCTTCCAGGAGATGCTCTACATCATGGACTGGATGGACGAGATGAAG atgctgctgctgtctcagGATTATGGGAAGCATCTGCTGGGCGTGGAGGACCTGCTGCAGAAACACGCTCTGGTGGAGTCCGACATCGCCATCCAGGCTGACAGGGTGAAGGCGGTTTCCACCAACGCCACCAAGTTCTCCGTGAACGACAGCG GCTACAAGCCCTGTGACCCTCAGGTCATCCAAGACCGGGTATCCCACCTCGAGTTCTGCTACCAGGAGCTGACCCAGCTCGCTGCAGAGCGCCGAGCCCGCCTGGAGGAGTCCCGCCGCCTCTGGAAGTTCTTCTGGGAGATGGCCGAGGAGGAGGGTTGGATCCGTGAGAAGGAGCAGATCCTGTCCTCTCTCGAGCATGGCAAGGACCTGACGGGGACACTGCGCCTGCTCAGCGAGCAGCGTGCCCTGGAGGACGAGATGACTGGCCGCGCCGGCCACCTCCAGCACACTATCGCAGAGGGCCAGGCCATGGTGCAGGCTGACCACTTCGCTGCCTCAAAGATCCAGGATCGAATCGCTGACCTGCAGGCTCAGTGGGCAGCACTGGAGCAGCTGGCAGCAGCGAGGAAGAAGAGGCTGGAGGAAGCTCTGGCGCTGCACCAGTTCCAGGCCGACGCGGACGATATCGACGCCTGGACGCTGGACGCCCTGCGTATCGTCTCCAGTGGAGAGACGGGCCACGATGAGTTCTCCACCCAGGCTCTGGTAAGGAAGCACAAAGACGCGGCAGCAGAGGTGGCAAGCTACCGGCCGGTCATCGACTCGCTCCACGAGCAGGCCGCCGCGCTGCCTAAAGAGGAGGCGGAGTCAGAGATGGTGCGTGGGCGGCTGGCGGGCATTGAGGAGCGCTACAAGGAGGTGGCGGAGCTGACGAAGCTGAGGAAGCAGGCGTTGCAGGACGCTCTGGCTCTCTACAAGATGTTCAGCGAGGCCAACGCCTGCGAGGTTTGGATCGATGAGAAGGAGCTGTGGCTGAACAGCATGGAGATCCCCGAAAAACTGGAGGACCTGGAGGTGGTACAGCACAG ATTTGAGAGTCTGGAGCCAGAGATGAACAACCAGGCGTCTCGTGTTGCTGTGGTGAACCAGATCGCCCGGCAGCTGATTCACAACGGTCACCCGAGCGAGAAGGACATCAAGGCCCAGCAAGACAAACTCAACAACAG GTGGAGCCAGTTCCGTGACCTGGTGGACCAGAAGAAGGAGTCCCTGAACTCTGCTCTGGGTGTGCAGAACTACCACCTTGAATGCAACGAGACCAAGTCCTGGATCAAAGAGAAGACCAAGGTGATCGAGTCCACGCAGGAGCTTGGCAATGACCTCACCGGCGTCATGGCCCTGCAGCGCAAACTGACCGGCATGGAGCGCGACCTCGCCGCCATCGAGGACAAGCTGGGCGACCTGCGAGGTGAGGCCCAGAGGCTGGCAGAGGAACACCCGGACCAGGCCAAGGCCATCACAGGCCGCCTGGCTGAGATCACCGCCGTCTGGGAGGAAATGAAGGACACTCTGAAGACCCGCGAGGAGTCTCTGGGAGAAGCCAGGAAGCTGCAGCAGTTCCTGCGTGAGCTGGATGACTTCCAGTCCTGGCTGTCCCGCACTCAGACCGCCATCGCCTCCGAGGACATGCCCAACACGCTGGCTGAGGCCGAGAAGCTCATGGCCCAACATGAAGGTATCAAGAATGAGATCCAGAACTACGAGGAGGACTACCAGAAGATGCGGGACATGGGGGAGATGGTGACGCAGGGCCAGACGGACGCGCAGTACATGTTCCTGCGACAGCGGCTGCAGGCGCTCGACACCGGCTGGAACGAGCTGCACAAGATGTGGGAGAACCGGCAGAACCTGCTGTCCCAGTCCCACGCTTACCAGCTGTTCCTCAGGGACACCAAGCAGGCCGAGGCCTTCCTCAACAACCAG GAGTACGTCCTGGCTCACACCGAGATGCCCACCACTCTCGAGGCCGCCGAGGCCGCCATCAAAAAGCAGGAAGACTTCATGACCACCATGGACGCCAATGAGGATAAGATCAACAGTGTGGTGGAAGCCGGCAGGCGGCTGGCGAGCGACGGAAACATCAACGCCGAACGAATCCAGGAGCGAGTTGCCTCCATCGACGACAG ACATAAGAAGAACAGGGAGGCTGCAGTGGAGctgctgatgagactgaaggACAACAGAGACCTGCAGAAGTTCCTCCAGGACTGCCAGGAG ctgtcTCTGTGGATCAATGAGAAGATGCTAACAGCTCAGGACATGACCTACGACGAGGCCCGAAACCTGCACAGCAAGTGGCTGAAGCACCAGGCCTTCATGGCCGAGCTGCAGTCCAACAAGGAGTGGCTCGATAAGATCCAGAAG GATGGCACGCTTCTGGTGTCGGAGAAGCCGGAGACAGAGGCGGTGGTGAAGGAGAAGCTGTCGGCGCTGCACAGCAtgtgggaggagttggagtCCACCACGCAGACCAAAGCTCAGTGTCTGTTCGACGCTAACAAGGCCGAGCTGTTCACGCAGAGCTGCGCCGATCTCGACAAATGGCTCGGCGGCCTGGAGGGTCAGATCCAGTCCGACGACTACGGCAAAGACCTGACCTCCGTCAACATCCTGCTCAAAAAACAACAG ATCCTGGAGAACCAGGTGGAGGTGCGTCAGCGTGAGGTGGTGGAGCTGCAGAGCCAGGTGAAGGCGCTCGGTCAGGAGGTGAAGGACACTGAAGAGGTGGACGGCCGGCGGCAGGTGGtggagaagaagttccaggAGCTGCTGGATCCGCTGCGCCGCCGCAAGAACCTGCTGGTTGCATCCAGAGAGGTTCACCAGTTCAACCGGGACGTTGAGGACGAGATC CTGTGGGTTCAGGAGAGGATGGCCGTCGCCACGTCCACCGACCACGGACACAACCTGCAGACCGTCCAGCTGCTCATCAAGAAGAACCAG acTCTACAGAAGGAGATCCAGGGCCATCAGCCTCGCATCGACGACATCCTGGAGCGCAGTCAGAGCCTCCTGCAGGACGAGTCGTCCGACGCCGAGGCCATCAGGCAGCGGCTGGccgacctgcagcagctgtggcggcagctgatggaggaggcGGAGCGGCGCCACGGCCGGCTGGAGGAGGCGCACAAGGCCCAGCAGTACTACTTTGACGCGGCGGAGGCGGAGGCGTGGATGAGCGAGCAGGAGCTGTACATGATGTCAGAGGAGAAGGCGAAG GACGAGCTGAGCGCCGTCACCATGCAGAAGAAACACCAGATCGTAGAGCAGTCGGTGGAAGACTACGCTGAGGCCGTCCACCTGCTGTCCAAGACCAGCAGAGGACTGGTGTCTGACGGACACCCAGAGAG tgagcGGATCAGCATGCGGCAGTCTCAGGTGGATAAGCTGTACGCCGGGCTGAAGGACCtatcagaggagaggaggggcaAACTGGACGAGAGACTCCGCCTCTTCCAGCTGAACCGAGAGGTGGACGATCTCGAGCAGTGGATCGCTGAGAGGGAAGTGGTGGCCGGGTCCCACGAACTGGGCCAGGACTACGAACACGTTACT ATGTTGCAGGAGCGTTTCCGGGAGTTCGCTCGGGACACCGGGAACATCGGCCAGGAGCGCGTGGACTCTGTGAACCGGCAGGCGGACGAGCTGATCAACGCCGGGCACGGGGACGCGGCCACGGTGGCGGAGTGGAAGGACGGGCTGAACGAAGCCTGGGCCGACCTGCTGGAGCTCATCGACACCCGGACGCAGATCCTCGCTGCCTCCTTCGAGCTGCACAAGTTCTACCACGACGCCAAAGAGATCCTGGGACGCATCGTGGACAAGCAGAAGAAGCTGCCGGAGGAAGTGGGCCGCGACCAGAACACGGTGGAGACGCTGCAGAGGATGCACACTACCTTCGAACACGACATCCAGGCCCTGGGAACACAG GTGAGGCAGCTGCAGGATGACGCGACGCGCCTCCAGTCGGCGTACGCCGGCGACAAAGCGGACGACATCCAGCGGCGTGAGAGCGAGGTGCTGGAGGCCTGGAGGAGCCTGCTGGAGGCGTGCGACGGCCGCCGGCTCCGCCTCATGGACACCGGAGACAAGTTCCGCTTCTTCAGCATGGTCCGAGACCTGATGCTGTGGATGGAGGACGTGATCCGGCTCATCGAGGCCCAGGAGAACCCCAG ggaTGTGTCCTCGGTGGAGTTACTGATGAACAACCATCAGGGAATCAAAGCTGAGATTGACGCTCGTAACGACAGTTTCACTTCCTGCATCGAGCTCGGGAAGTCGCTGCTCGCCAGGAAACACTACGCCTCGGAGGAA ATTAaggagaagctgctgcagctgaccGATAAAAGGAAAGACATGATCGATAAGTGGGAGGATCGATGGGAATGGCTGCGACTCA TCCTGGAGGTGCACCAGTTCTCCCGGGACGCGGGCGTGGCCGAGGCCTGGCTGCTGGGTCAGGAACCGTACCTGTCCAGCAGGGAAATGGGTCAGAGCGTTGACGAAGTGGAGAAGCTCATCAAACGCCACGAAGCCTTCGAGAAGTCTGCCGCCACCTGGGAGGAACGCTTCTCCGCCCTGGAGAGGCTGACTACG CTGGAACTTCTGGAGGTGAGGaggcagcaggaggaagaggagaggatgaggaagcCACCGACTCCAGAGCCGGCTGTGATTGAACAGGAAGAAGAACCGCTGCAGAG cgGAGTCGTCAATCAGAACGGACTGCCATCGGACCAGGACTCTCCTCGG GACGGCGTTGACGGTGTCGAGCTGGTGAACGGTGTTGTGGAGAGAAGCTCCAAGGAGCCGAGTCCGACTCCGTCGCCGACCTCCGGCAGGAAGAGTAAAACCAGCCAGTCTAGCACGCTGCCCTCCAGGAACCAGGACTCTGGATCCCAGCTGGAAGGACTCCTGCACCGCAAACACGAGTGGGAGGGCCAGAACAAGAAGGCGTCCAACAG GTCGTGGCACAACGTGTATTGCGTCATCACCAACCAGGAGCTGGGTTTCTATAAGGACAGCAAGGCGGCGTCTCAGGGCGTCCCGTACCACGGCGAGCTGCCCGTCAGCCTGAAGGAGGCGACCTGCGACATCGCCTCCGActacaagaagaagaaacacgTCTTCAAGCTCAG ACTCACTGATGGAAATGAATATCTGTTCCAAGCCAAAGATGAA GAGGAGATGAGCACCTGGATCCAGGCCATCCTGAACGCCGGCGCCGCCGACGTGCAGAGCAGCAACCCGGGAACGCCGGCGTCCGGCCGAGCTCAGACGCTGCCGGCTGCCGTCACGCTCGCCACCGAGTCGAGTCccggaaagagagagaaggacaaaGAGAAGGACAAAGAGAAACGCTTCAGCCTGTTCAGCAAGaagaagcagtaa